CGTAGCGGCTGTACGATTTCTTGCCGCCAATGAGGGTTACCGAGTCATTGACCGAAATGGCCTTGCGCACATCGCCCGATTCATAGGCTTTAATGACATCCAGCGTCGGCACGATCCGGCCCGATCCCTGCAAATTGTTCGGGAAGATGGCCATGCTTGTGATGGCTGGTGTGAACAGCGCCGAATAGTTGTTGCCCAGTGACTGCCCCGACAGATAATCTACTTCCAGAATCGTTTCGGCCAGATTCGTATTGCCGTTGGTCGACAGCGTTTTGTAATCGGCTACCAGCGAATAGTACTTCGAATCGATCACTTCCTTCAACTTCGTACCGGCCAGATCGTAGTTCTGTTGGGTCAGATACACTTTGCCGAGTAAGGCTTTCACGGTCATCTGCGAAGCGCGGGTTTTGTCGGCGTTTAGGGTGGCTGGCAGCAGGGTTTCGGCACTGGTCAGGTCGGCCAGAATCTGTTTGTAAACGTCCTCTTTAGGCTTCAGCGTCAGATCGGCCGAGGCTACCTGGGCCGGGCTGGTGAAAGTCGTGTTGGTGATCGGGACATTGCCGAATAGCCGCACCATGTAGAAATAGCTGAACGCCCGTAGAAACTGCGCTTCACCTTTTATCCGGTTCTTGGCCGTCTGATCGAAATTTACGGCATCGATCCGGTTCAGGATGTTTGAACTCTGCGCGATCGTATACAGGCACGTATTCCAGACGCCCCGAACAAAGGCGTTGGTTGGCGTAACCGCGTTCTGATCCATCTGCATCTCATCAGCCGAAGGCGACGACCACTGAATCTCGGTATTGTCGGTCGTTAGTTCGGTCATGTACAGGATGTTACTGGTGCTGTAGAGACCCCGGAAAGTACTGTACACACCCGTCAGCGCCGTTTCGAAGTCATTCTGATTCTGGTAAAAGCTCTGATCGCTGATCTGATAGGCTGGTTTCAGATTCAGAAAATCATGGCAGGAGGTTAACGTGGCCGTCAGGAAAAGTATGGCCAGGATTTTCGTTTTCATGAGATCTAAAGAGTGAAAGAGTGAAAGAGCGAAAGAGTGAAATTGGACGTCACGGGCCGCCCCGCACCGAAGTAGAGTGACTAACGATTTTTTCGCTCTTTCACTCTTTCGCTCATTTAAAAGGTCACACGCAGGCCAATTGTATACGTCCGGGGGTTCGGATAGGAGAAAAAGTCGACACCACTTTTTGCCAGATTGTCGCCACCTGTACTGCCTTCGGGGTCGTAGCCCGGATACTTGGTAAAGGTGTACAGATTCGTTACGTCGGCATAGACCGAGAGGGCCTGAAGTTTCAACTTGCCAATCACGGTTGAAGGGAAGGTGTAGGATAAATTCACATCCCGGATTCGGGTATAGGAGCCATCGAACAGGTATTTGGTCGTTCCAGCGCTGAAACCGAATGCATAGTCGTTGCGAATCGCCCGCGTGTAAAGGCCATCGCCCGGATTTTCCGGCGAGCGCCAGCGGTTGGCAATGGCGGCTAACTGGTTCTGCACACCTGCGTCGTTGAGCGAAACTTCACCCCCCTGAAAATAAATCTGGTTGCCGTACGAGCCATTCAGACTTACACTCAGGTTGAAGTTCTTAAAGCTGAATCGGTTGCCGAAACCCCAGGTAAACTTCGGCCAGGGTGTTCCGACGATGGTTTTGTCCGAAGTATTGATGGTTCCATTGCCATCCACATCCTGGTACTTGTAGTCACCGGGTTGGACGCGTGGGTTTTGGATCGGGCTTTTGCTGATCTCTTCCTGCGTTTGGAAAATGCCCAGAATATTCAGGAGCCGGAAGCTGGAGATGGCATAACCGACCTGCGCTACCTGATAGTCGGACGTCACAATTCGGGCGGCATCCGAGTTAAGAGCTGTGACTTTGTTTCGGTTCCAGCTAATGTTGAAATCGGTGTTCCACTGGAACGGCCCTTTCACAATATTCTGCGAATTGACGGTTAGCTCCAACCCTTTATTTTCGACCTCACCAATGTTCTGGACCGAACTGCCGAAACCTGAAGCCGCTGGCAACGTGACGTTTAGAAGCAGGTTCTTTTTATAAGCCCGATAGGCATCGATGGTGAATGACAGACGGTTCTGGAACAGCGAGAGGTCCAGGCCAAGGTTTGTTTGAACCGATTGTTCCCAGGTCAGTTGGTCATTGGCCAGACTGGTTGGAACGATACCGGAGACAATCTGTCCGTTCGATACCGTCCGCGATACACCCAGCAATCCCTGTGTAGCGTAGTTGGGAATCAGGTTGTTACCCGCGATGCCATAGCTTGCCCGGAGTTTCAGATCGCTGATAATCGAAATGGGTTTCATGAAGGCTTCGTCCGACAGCCGGTACGCCAGCGAGAGCGAAGGGAATGTACCCCATCGATTCTTGGAGCCAAACCGGGAACTGCCGTCGGTTCGAATGGTCGCCGTGAGCAGGTATTTGTTGGCGAAGCCGTAGTTGACCCGTGCCAGCCACGACATAATGGCCCATTCGCTTA
This window of the Spirosoma aerolatum genome carries:
- a CDS encoding RagB/SusD family nutrient uptake outer membrane protein, with product MKTKILAILFLTATLTSCHDFLNLKPAYQISDQSFYQNQNDFETALTGVYSTFRGLYSTSNILYMTELTTDNTEIQWSSPSADEMQMDQNAVTPTNAFVRGVWNTCLYTIAQSSNILNRIDAVNFDQTAKNRIKGEAQFLRAFSYFYMVRLFGNVPITNTTFTSPAQVASADLTLKPKEDVYKQILADLTSAETLLPATLNADKTRASQMTVKALLGKVYLTQQNYDLAGTKLKEVIDSKYYSLVADYKTLSTNGNTNLAETILEVDYLSGQSLGNNYSALFTPAITSMAIFPNNLQGSGRIVPTLDVIKAYESGDVRKAISVNDSVTLIGGKKSYSRYGLKFVDFKAVDLSDGAVSFTILRYADVLLMYAEVLNEQGKSADALPYLNQVRQRAKLPALSGLSQADTRLALERERRTEFLFEGHRWFDLVRTGRAQTVLNAHYASQKLNFSVQDFELLFPIPQAEIDLNPALKQNPGY